The Clostridia bacterium DNA segment ACTATACGTAGCCGATTTCTTGAAGACAAATTATCTAGAAGAAGACGGCAAATACTATGTAGATGCCACCTTAGCTGGTATCAATCCTATTTATGCAGCTGATACAAGCTGGAAACACAATATTTCGACCATCTGGGAACGTCTTGAAAATGGATATTTTCTTCACTAGTTAAGTACAAACGTGGAAATATTCTCGAGATAACATAAAAATATAGACATAGTTCATGCACAATATCATACGTAAATATTGACTGATATAATCCCCTTGTAGTAGGCAGGTAAGAAGTTGCACTGTTTACCATAAGGGGATTTTTCTGTTGATGCTAGTTGATAATTGAATAAGAAGGTTTAGAGCCTGTATCTATTCAAGAAAATCTATGGTCTAAAAGTTACAAACAAAAATGCCAAATCCTAGTTCCTCATTTGAGGAAAAACTAAGATTTGACATCATAATACAGTTTATTTTATTAAATTCGAGGGACTGCTACCCCTATCTACTTCTAAAAAGCCCTCTATGCCCTCACAGAACATCTTTTGGCATACTTCTAGGGTATCTGTACCAGCGTGTGGCATAAGCACCGTTTTATGGCTTTTCAGTAATCCTGGATGAACATGGGGTTCATGTTCGAATACATCTAAGGCAGCCCCCGCAATTTGTTGGTCCTCCAAAGCATTTACCAATGCCTCTTCGTCCACAACTTTTCCTCGAGCTGTATTAATTAAGAATGCACTCTTTTTCATTAAACGTAAGACATTTTGATTAACCAAATGATAACTACTTTTGCTAAGAGGCATATTCAAACTTACCACATCCATTTTGGTAAATAGATCTTCTAGGGGTAAATATGTGACCTGATGTTTCTCTTCTTCTGCTTGACTCAATTTATTTCGATTATGGTAATACACTTTCATGCCCATCGCTGTGGCACGTCGCGCTAAAGCTTTTCCGATTCGTCCCAACCCAATGATGCCCAAGGTTTTACCATATAATGTCGTTCCTGGATTTTTCATAACGCCAAATTCGACTATTTCCGCCCGCATTCCCGCATCAATCTCTGGGATGCGACGACATAAGGCCAACAGTAAGCCCATTGCTAACTCTGCTGTTGATTCTGTCACCGAATTAGGAGTATTGGTTGCAAGAACGCCTCTTTCCTGACAGGCTGCTACATCAATATTATCGAAACCTACACCATATGAATTTACTGCTTGTAGGTTATGAGCTATATTCAGTAGCTCACGGTCCACAGTCTGCTGACATGCAATAATATAGTGAGCCTGTTGAGCACGCTCAAGGTACTCTGAACGACTATAACTAATCTCAGGCATATCCAATTCGAATACATCTTGCCAATTCTTATAATTACATATTGGAATATTCTGCGTAATCAGTAGCTTCTTTTTCATGCTTCCTCCTGAAAGTCTGCGTCTTGTTTCCACATGTTTCAGAAACTATTTTTCCTCAGATGGTAAACGATATTTCCCATCCCAAAGAATTTCTCCATAATTCACAGGATCCGTGTCACCTTCCGTATTGAAAAACAGCACTTCAGAACTTTCATTTAAATCCAGTTCTTCCCTAATTGTGGCAAACTCTTCATTCCTCATCATCAAGGATAATAAACCAATCCCAACAGCACCTGATTCACCAGATACAATTTTCTGGTCATTGCCTAGGGGATTTGCTAATACCCTAACACCCCTAGCAGCAATCGTATCGTCACAAGTAACAAATAAATCAGAGAAATCTCTAAGAATTTCCCATGCCATAGGACTTGGAACGCCGCAGGCCAGGCCTACCATGATGGTCTTTAAATCGCCCTCTACTATATGTGGTTTACCATCATTTGCCTTTGCTGATTCAAAAATGCAGGCAGCCTCATCCGGTTCAACGATGATAATCTTTGGCGCGTTCTCTTTACCATAAATATTAACAAAGTATCCAGCAATAGCACCTGCCATTCCGCCTACACCTGCTTGCAGAAATACATGAGTAGGTTTTCGTATACCTTTTAAGGCCATTTGATCCACTACTTCAGCTGCCATCGTAGTATAGCCTTGCATAATCCAGCGAGGAATATCTGTGTAACCTTCCCATGCAGTATCTTGAATAAGGTAACCACCAATTTCTTCAGCCTTTTGCTGTGCTTTCAAAACTGTATCGTCATAGTTCAAATCTGTGACGATTGCCTCAGCGCCCGTTTCGCGAATCGCTTCCACTCTTCTCTTAGCAGAATTTTTAGGTAAGTAGACAATAGCTTTTTGTCCTAGCTGGCTTGCTGCCCAAGAAATTCCTCTTCCATGATTACCATCTGTTGCTGTTACGAATGGAACATCACCGATTTCATTTTTTGCCTCTGATTTAATGTAATCAAAGTCAATCTCTGATACATCAACACCTAGTTTTTGGCAAATAAGTTGAGTTATGGCATACGTTCCTCCTAAAACCTTAAAAGCGTTCAAACCAAACCTTGAAGATTCGTCTTTTACCAAAATACTCTTAAGACCCAGTGCCTTGGAAAGATTTTCTAAACTCACCAATGGTGTTGCCTCATAGTTATCGAAACTCATATGAAACTCTCGGGCTTTTACTACTTCTTCAACTGAAAAATCAGCAGGTATCTCAACATTTTTGGGTTTGTTGTTTTTTATTGTTTTCACTTTGATTGGACCTGTGGTAATTTGCATAATTCCTCCTTGTAGGTTTCCTTTTTCATCTCTCTATTTGTTAATGAGATGTTACAGATTTTTGCTGCTATAGCAAAAATACAGAAATAATTATTTTCTGATATTAGCAAAAAATGTCTCTAGTATCTTCTGGGACTCCTCTTCTGCAAATCCACTGAGAACTTCTATCTGATGGTTGTATACATTATCGAATAATGCTCTTCCTCTTGATTCAATGGCCCCTCGGTCATTATCTCTAGCACCATAAACCAGGGTAGAGACTCGTGCTTGTAGGATAGCGGATGCACACATTGCACATGGTTCCAGGGTTACGTATAAAGAACACCCATCCATACGCCAGTTACCAAGAACGCGGCATGCCTCGCGTATGGCCAATAATTCTGCATGAGCCGTGGGATCCTGCCATGCTTCTTTGCGATTATGTGCTTTAGCAAGAACTACTCCCTGCTTCACCACGACAGCACCAACCGGTACCTCATTTTCATGCAAAGCAATTTGTGCCTCATGCAATGCGATTTTCATATAATCCATGTGCTTCATAGCTACCTCTTACGCTAATCATAACAAAATAACGGAAACATAAAAAGGCTTACTGACGTAAGCCTTGGTGCGCCTAGAGAGACTCGAACTCCCGACACATGGTTTAGGAAACCATTGCTCTATCCACCTGAGCTATAGACGCAATGCTACGAGAGCTATTATAACATAATCTATCTACTAAGACTAGCATACCTTTATGCAAGACTTTGGAATGATATTGTTCCTTGTCTTTAGAATAGTTAACAGATCTAGCTCACTAAATTAGCTATGTATATCTACCTTTTGTATTTTTTACTTTGCTTTTTTCATGGACATAGCTGATATATGCAGCTGTTGATCCAATTGGCTACATACTTCTTGGTAAAATTGTAAACAAAGGTCCAAATTATTTCTAGCACATACTACAAAATTCTCATTTCTTTTTAGCACTATCGATAACCAAGCCCATTTTACTCATGACATATTCATAACTTTCTTTATTGTGCGGTTTTGTACAGTTTGAGCAGTCTTTAATATCCTTTTTATTATAATAGAAATTCCCACCGCAGTCTTCACCAAGCATGTATAATGGGCAAAAGCAGAACAAACAGTTAAAGTCCTCCTCTGGCACTCCCTTATGGCACGGAAAATATTCGCAGTTTCGATTTTGTACAAATTTATAGTGTTCCATGTTATCACCTCTATAGTATTATCTTAAAAATACTCAAAAAGTACAAGATATTTCACTCAGATACAGCTAAGGATCAATTTTTGCCTGCTTTACTGTCCGTATTACTTTGATGATAGAATTATTCTTACTTTTTAGAAGGAATTTTCTTAGATAACTAGAACTATTAAAGTATGTTGTTAGACATCTAAACTATTGGGAGGTATGTATGAAAAAACTTTTTAAAGGTATTGCACTATTATTGATGCTCGCTATGTTGTTTACTGTTGTTGGTTGCGGTGGTGGGGACGCTGAAGAACCTGTCGAAGAACCTGGTGAAGAGCCAGTCGAAGAACCAATGGATGTCCCATCCGTAGCCTTGTTGCTTCCTGGTCCTATCAACGACATGGGATGGAATGCATCTGCTTATAGCGGTCTGAAATTAATTGAAGACAATTATGGGGCTGATGTTTCCTACACTGAGTCAGTAGGCCAATCCGATATGGAAGAAGTATTTCGCAGCTACGCTTCAATCGGATATGACATGATTTTTGGACACGGTTCTCAGTTTACAGATGCTGCAGTGGCTGTAGCAGCTGAATTCCCAGATACTATGTTTATTCTAGTCAACGGTAATGCTCCAACTGAGCCCAATTTGGCTTGTGTACAAGTAGCCGATGAACAACAAGGCTTCTTAATGGGTGCTTTTGCTGCTTTAATGACTGAAACTGGTACAATTGGAGTCATTGGTGGTCAAGAAATCCCACCAATAACCAATGCTGTTGCTGGATTTATAGCTGGTGCTGAATATGTTGCACCTGATGTTGAAGTACTCTCTAGCATGACTGGCTCGTTTGATGATGTAAATGCTGCCAAGGAAACTGCTCTTGCTTTTATTGACAGTGGTGCTGACTATGTTGGTGCGATTGCAAACCAAGCAGGTTTAGGATCTATCGAAGCTTGTGAAGAACGTGGTGTTTATGCAATCGGTGCAAACCAAGACCAATTTGATATTTCCCCGGATTCAGTAGTCGTATCTGTCTTGAAAGAAGTACCCATTGCATTCGATTTTGCTTATAAAACTTTCATAGATGGAAATCTTAAAGCTGAAGTCTACCGTCTAGGTGTAAAAGAAGGTGTTGTATTCTTCTCAAGTTATCATGATTTTGAAGACTTTGTTCCTCAAGAAGTTAAAGATCGTATGGCAGAAGTTGAAGCAGAGCTTTCAGCTGGTAATATTGAATTTTAGATGATTGAATAATAAAAGAGGCATCCTAGGATGCCTCTTTTATTATATATATTACTATTTCTTTAACCCATATCCACCTGCGATGTTTTTAACATCATATATGTTAATCATCGCCTCTGGACATATCTCTTTTATCAACTTAACCGCTTCTTTTCTTTTTCTTCTTTTAATATGTATCATGAGTATGCTTTTCCCTGCATCTCTACCTTCACCCTTTAAATGCGTTACTGCAATATTTTGGGCTCGTAAACCACTCGCTATCTGCATACCATCTCTAATGTCTGCTATGACATGCATGGTGACTAGGCCCACGCCGATTCTTTCTTCTATTGTACTCCCTAAGTAAATACCACATGCAAAGCCTAGAGCATATGAGACGGCTTGAAGAGGATCGGATTGAATATTTGTTAGGATTGTACTCATCAGGTAAATCCAAATGGATATTTCAAACATTCCGAGAATTGAGGCATAAAGCTTCTCCCCTTTGGTCATCAAGACTGTTCGTATTGTCATAAATGATATTTCAACAATCTTGGCTGTAAATATAAGAATATAAATAATCATATTCACTCCTATAATCAATTTTCAATGTTTCACGTGAAACATTACAGTTCCAACAACAAATCCGAAATACGCATGAGGTCATCCTTGGAATAATACTCTATTTGGATACTACCCTTGTCTTTTGCATATCTGACTTTAACTCGGGTCGAGAATTTTTCCTCCAGTTGATCCTGAAATGATTTTATTTCCGCAGGTAGTTCTTCTATCTTCGCACCTTGGGTCTGCGTTTTATTCCATTTCTTCATTTCCCTCTCAACAGCTCGTACGGATAAATCCTTCTTTACAATTAATTCGCACATCTCCTGTTGGTCTACAGGATCAAGCGTGAGTAATGCTCTTGCATGCCCAGGCGTTATCTTTCCAGCCTGAAGATAGGCTTTCGCAGCTTGTGACAGGTCCAATAGGCGAACTGTATTGGCGATATGCGCCCTACTCTTACCAACTTTTTTAGACATTTGTTCTTGAGTCAGCTCAAATTCACTCATAAGTGCTCTGTAAGCTAATGCTTCTTCAATTTTGTTTAGGTCTTCTCTCTGGATATTCTCTATTAGGGCGATTTCAGCCTTATCTCGCTCGTTATAATCCCTTACAATAGCAGGAATCGTCTTCAAATTTGCTAGCTTTGCAGCACGAGTTCTTCGTTCTCCAGATACCAACTCATAATACCCGTCCTTCTTTACGACCACAACAGGTTGAATGAGCCCCTTCTCCTTAATGGAATTAGCCAATTCCCTCAAGGAGTCTTGGGAAAATTCTTTTCTAGGTTGGTGTGCGTTGGCTCTAATCTTGCCGACTTCAATATTGACAAGTCCTTCTGTCTCTTGGAACTCAACCGACTCAGCAGGCATTAAAGCGCCCAAACCTCTTCCTAATGCTTTCTTAACCATGATTCAACACTTCCTTTGCCAGTGAGAGGTACGCTTCGCACCCCTTCGAATTTTTATCGTACATACATATTGGTAAACCAAAGCTCGGTGCTTCCGCCAATTTGATATTCTTTGGTATTCTCGTTTTGTAAAGTTTATCCTTAAAAAAGGCTTTTACTTCATCCTCAACTTGATTTGATAAATTTGTTCTCTTATCATACATAGTCAAGAGTACCCCTTCTAGTTTTAATCGCTGATTTGTAGACTTCTTTATGGATTCTATGGTCCTGAGCAAAAGAGTCAAACCTTCTAGTGCATAATACTCAGCCTGAACTGGGATCATATAGCTATCTGCCGCTGTCAATGCGTTAATTGTTAGTAGACCTAGCGATGGAGGACAATCAATCAAGATATAATCATACCGTTGTTTGACCGTATCCAATGCAATCTTAGCCAAATATTCACGTTTTTCCTTCTGAACCAGCTCAACCTCTGCACC contains these protein-coding regions:
- the dpaL gene encoding diaminopropionate ammonia-lyase; the encoded protein is MQITTGPIKVKTIKNNKPKNVEIPADFSVEEVVKAREFHMSFDNYEATPLVSLENLSKALGLKSILVKDESSRFGLNAFKVLGGTYAITQLICQKLGVDVSEIDFDYIKSEAKNEIGDVPFVTATDGNHGRGISWAASQLGQKAIVYLPKNSAKRRVEAIRETGAEAIVTDLNYDDTVLKAQQKAEEIGGYLIQDTAWEGYTDIPRWIMQGYTTMAAEVVDQMALKGIRKPTHVFLQAGVGGMAGAIAGYFVNIYGKENAPKIIIVEPDEAACIFESAKANDGKPHIVEGDLKTIMVGLACGVPSPMAWEILRDFSDLFVTCDDTIAARGVRVLANPLGNDQKIVSGESGAVGIGLLSLMMRNEEFATIREELDLNESSEVLFFNTEGDTDPVNYGEILWDGKYRLPSEEK
- a CDS encoding cysteine-rich small domain-containing protein gives rise to the protein MEHYKFVQNRNCEYFPCHKGVPEEDFNCLFCFCPLYMLGEDCGGNFYYNKKDIKDCSNCTKPHNKESYEYVMSKMGLVIDSAKKK
- a CDS encoding NAD(P)-binding domain-containing protein yields the protein MKKKLLITQNIPICNYKNWQDVFELDMPEISYSRSEYLERAQQAHYIIACQQTVDRELLNIAHNLQAVNSYGVGFDNIDVAACQERGVLATNTPNSVTESTAELAMGLLLALCRRIPEIDAGMRAEIVEFGVMKNPGTTLYGKTLGIIGLGRIGKALARRATAMGMKVYYHNRNKLSQAEEEKHQVTYLPLEDLFTKMDVVSLNMPLSKSSYHLVNQNVLRLMKKSAFLINTARGKVVDEEALVNALEDQQIAGAALDVFEHEPHVHPGLLKSHKTVLMPHAGTDTLEVCQKMFCEGIEGFLEVDRGSSPSNLIK
- a CDS encoding nucleoside deaminase gives rise to the protein MKHMDYMKIALHEAQIALHENEVPVGAVVVKQGVVLAKAHNRKEAWQDPTAHAELLAIREACRVLGNWRMDGCSLYVTLEPCAMCASAILQARVSTLVYGARDNDRGAIESRGRALFDNVYNHQIEVLSGFAEEESQKILETFFANIRK
- a CDS encoding ParB/RepB/Spo0J family partition protein, translated to MVKKALGRGLGALMPAESVEFQETEGLVNIEVGKIRANAHQPRKEFSQDSLRELANSIKEKGLIQPVVVVKKDGYYELVSGERRTRAAKLANLKTIPAIVRDYNERDKAEIALIENIQREDLNKIEEALAYRALMSEFELTQEQMSKKVGKSRAHIANTVRLLDLSQAAKAYLQAGKITPGHARALLTLDPVDQQEMCELIVKKDLSVRAVEREMKKWNKTQTQGAKIEELPAEIKSFQDQLEEKFSTRVKVRYAKDKGSIQIEYYSKDDLMRISDLLLEL
- a CDS encoding BMP family protein, whose protein sequence is MLFTVVGCGGGDAEEPVEEPGEEPVEEPMDVPSVALLLPGPINDMGWNASAYSGLKLIEDNYGADVSYTESVGQSDMEEVFRSYASIGYDMIFGHGSQFTDAAVAVAAEFPDTMFILVNGNAPTEPNLACVQVADEQQGFLMGAFAALMTETGTIGVIGGQEIPPITNAVAGFIAGAEYVAPDVEVLSSMTGSFDDVNAAKETALAFIDSGADYVGAIANQAGLGSIEACEERGVYAIGANQDQFDISPDSVVVSVLKEVPIAFDFAYKTFIDGNLKAEVYRLGVKEGVVFFSSYHDFEDFVPQEVKDRMAEVEAELSAGNIEF
- a CDS encoding ParA family protein, translated to MGRIIAVTNQKGGVAKTTTTVNLSACLAGMGKKVLMVDSDPQGNATSGIGIQKYDLSECYYDILINDESIDSLIKETLIPGLDVVPATLQLAGAEVELVQKEKREYLAKIALDTVKQRYDYILIDCPPSLGLLTINALTAADSYMIPVQAEYYALEGLTLLLRTIESIKKSTNQRLKLEGVLLTMYDKRTNLSNQVEDEVKAFFKDKLYKTRIPKNIKLAEAPSFGLPICMYDKNSKGCEAYLSLAKEVLNHG
- a CDS encoding DUF2179 domain-containing protein; the protein is MIIYILIFTAKIVEISFMTIRTVLMTKGEKLYASILGMFEISIWIYLMSTILTNIQSDPLQAVSYALGFACGIYLGSTIEERIGVGLVTMHVIADIRDGMQIASGLRAQNIAVTHLKGEGRDAGKSILMIHIKRRKRKEAVKLIKEICPEAMINIYDVKNIAGGYGLKK